A portion of the Anabas testudineus chromosome 22, fAnaTes1.2, whole genome shotgun sequence genome contains these proteins:
- the LOC113148310 gene encoding uncharacterized protein LOC113148310, producing MLLYFFLLFFLCVHTAVKSQSTTLSERTSFPVTTSTVGDVLPPLQLVAIPDYPVAEGQTVNLHCRAIKMSASLSWSWQRLENQTWSVVSNGSVLTLTKPQESGVYSCFAKNQFSQRTVSVNHTVVIISMLPTVWDNLGIAAFVFSLLALIINVAILCWLAWQRFSSATLNLTSTVAKGFPEPEKAPKGRFPQSEGDGDVYINYSSTSQPYTDLDPANMTVDNVYSTLS from the exons ATGctgctttacttttttctgctgttctttttgTGTGTCCACACAG cCGTTAAATCCCAGAGTACAACTCTGTCTGAGCGTACTTCTTTCCCGGTAACTACATCTACAGTGGGAG ATGTGCTCCCACCTCTGCAGCTGGTTGCCATCCCAGACTACCCAGTTGCAGAAGGTCAAACAGTCAACCTGCACTGCAGGGCCATCAAGATGTCAGCGTCTCTCAGTTGGTCCTGGCAACGCCTGGAAAATCAGACCTGGAGCGTAGTAAGCAACGGGAGTGTTCTGACCCTCACTAAGCCACAGGAAAGTGGAGTTTACAGCTGCTTTGCTAAGAACCAGTTCTCTCAGAGGACGGTGAGCGTGAACCACACAGTCGTCATCATCTCCATGCTGCCCACAG TGTGGGACAATTTGGGAATCGCCGCCTTTGTCTTTTCCCTCCTGGCCCTGATCATCAATGTTGCCATTCTGTGTTGGCTGGCCTGGCAAAGATTTAGTAGCGCCACCTTAAATCTAACTAGCACAGTGGCGAAAG ggtTTCCTGAACCTGAGAAGGCCCCAAA GGGACGTTTTCCACAGAGTGAAGGTGACGGTGACGTTTACATAAATTACAGCAGCACCAGTCAACCCTACACCGATCTGGACCCGGCCAATATGACTGTGGATAATGTTTACTCAACTCTCTCCTAA